The Acanthochromis polyacanthus isolate Apoly-LR-REF ecotype Palm Island chromosome 17, KAUST_Apoly_ChrSc, whole genome shotgun sequence genome has a window encoding:
- the bhlha9 gene encoding class A basic helix-loop-helix protein 9, producing MSCSSVAGSEFSDEELELEVLGQGEDERSPKASFQDSECSSRSPGDPEEGQAKKRNRPVRSKARRMAANVRERKRIMDYNQAFNALRVALNHDLSGKRLSKIATLQRAINRISALSVFLSSNPPSKPCTHRECNRSSVGPAALGASRLEQTRVTVPRLDHQSYVPWHASISHQMQPQQGPHMHRLSTEPHLYVDNNVSSCPPSPHYPCYPTEGQLYASHGHCGSPHDHPPSPLRYPQVGEGLGYQPGMWASCTQGYMDTFVESSATLGLPWQVSYLQEPEHSLPLCSEIL from the coding sequence ATGAGCTGCAGCAGTGTTGCAGGTTCGGAATTCTCTGATGAAGAGCTGGAGCTCGAAGTGCTGGGCCAAGGTGAAGACGAGAGAAGTCCCAAGGCATCATTCCAAGACAGCGAGTGTTCATCTAGAAGTCCCGGTGACCCAGAGGAAGGCCAAGCCAAGAAGCGCAACAGACCTGTCCGTTCAAAAGCTCGAAGAATGGCTGCTAATGTCCGTGAAAGAAAACGAATTATGGACTATAACCAGGCCTTCAATGCCCTCCGTGTTGCTCTAAATCATGACCTCAGTGGCAAACGGCTGTCCAAGATTGCCACGCTACAGAGAGCCATCAACCGCATCTCTGCTCTCTCAGTATTCCTGAGCTCTAATCCACCCAGCAAGCCCTGCACCCACAGGGAGTGCAACAGGTCATCTGTGGGTCCAGCAGCGTTGGGTGCATCCCGACTTGAGCAGACCAGGGTAACGGTTCCTCGTCTGGATCATCAGAGCTATGTTCCCTGGCATGCATCCATCTCCCACCAGATGCAGCCACAACAAGGGCCTCACATGCACAGGCTGTCCACGGAGCCGCATCTCTACGTGGATAACAATGTGTCATCATGTCCCCCATCACCACACTACCCTTGTTATCCCACTGAGGGACAGCTTTATGCTTCACATGGACACTGCGGGAGCCCCCACGATCATCCACCCAGTCCTCTGCGATACCCTCAGGTGGGTGAGGGGTTAGGGTACCAGCCAGGCATGTGGGCCTCCTGTACTCAGGGATACATGGACACTTTTGTGGAGTCATCCGCTACTCTGGGGCTTCCTTGGCAGGTGAGCTACCTGCAGGAGCCGGAGCACAGCCTCCCTCTGTGCTCTGAAATACTGTAA